One part of the Raphanus sativus cultivar WK10039 chromosome 7, ASM80110v3, whole genome shotgun sequence genome encodes these proteins:
- the LOC108814637 gene encoding probable serine/threonine-protein kinase PIX13 yields MGNCCPGGSSSVRHEQSPVSTKPLPVVKNIQDPVKKVLPPPLVAMPPARGLKPKFPAAAVPGRTTRPVDTPPREKYQEKTRSVECPPLKRVEKLGVGRKAVPPSGKIGTPSLKMFSLLDLKTATKNFRPESMIGEGGFGQVFKGWLEEKTLAPSRAGVGIPVAVKKSNPDSAQGLHEWQCEVRFLGKFHHPNLVKLLGYCWEENQFLLVYEYLPKGSLENHLFSKGEALTWDTRLKIAIEAAQGLTFLHNSEKSVIYRDFKASNILLDSNFHAKLSDFGLAKNGPINGFSHVTTRVMGTQGYAAPEYMATGHLYVRSDVYGFGVVLLELLTGLRALDPTRPSAQQNLVEWAKPVLTQKKKIQKMMDPRLEHKYPIMAVTRTAALILQCLETDPKNRPPMDDVLRELEIVRTIRVEPKVERRKRSGGDSDHNNRVNGYGSPHVRRTGRTG; encoded by the exons ATGGGGAACTGTTGTCCTGGCGGATCTTCTAGTGTTCGGCACGAACAGAGCCCTGTCTCCACCAAGCCCCTCCCGG TGGTGAAAAATATTCAAGATCCTGTAAAAAAAGTCCTTCCGCCGCCGTTGGTGGCTATGCCGCCGGCTAGGGGTTTGAAACCAAAGTTTCCGGCGGCGGCGGTACCAGGACGCACAACGAGACCCGTCGATACCCCACCTCGTGAAAAGTATCAGGAGAAGACAAGATCTGTAGAATGTCCACCGTTAAAGCGGGTGGAGAAACTAGGTGTTGGAAGAAAGGCAGTGCCGCCGAGCGGGAAGATAGGGACGCCGAGTCTAAAGATGTTTTCATTATTGGATCTTAAGACGGCGACAAAGAATTTCCGACCGGAGTCGATGATCGGAGAAGGTGGGTTCGGACAGGTGTTCAAAGGATGGTTGGAAGAAAAGACCTTAGCTCCGTCGAGGGCCGGCGTTGGAATACCAGTAGCTGTAAAGAAATCAAACCCTGATAGTGCTCAAGGCTTGCATGAATGGCAg TGCGAAGTGAGATTTTTAGGGAAGTTTCATCATCCAAATCTGGTCAAGCTATTGGGTTATTGCTGGGAAGAGAATCAGTTCCTCTTGGTGTACGAGTATTTGCCTAAAGGAAGCCTTGAAAATCACCTCTTCTCAA AAGGAGAGGCGTTAACATGGGATACACGTTTGAAAATTGCCATTGAAGCAGCTCAAGGACTTACTTTTTTACATAACTCCGAAAAGAGTGTTATTTACAGAGACTTCAAGGCTTCAaacattcttcttgattcc AACTTCCACGCCAAGCTTTCTGACTTCGGTCTAGCCAAAAATGGCCCGATTAATGGATTCTCCCACGTGACCACACGTGTCATGGGCACACAAGGTTACGCAGCTCCCGAATACATGGCTACAG GTCATTTATACGTGCGGAGTGATGTTTACGGGTTTGGAGTGGTCCTCCTAGAGCTATTAACTGGTCTAAGAGCATTAGACCCAACCCGACCATCTGCGCAACAGAACCTTGTCGAATGGGCTAAACCGGTTCTGACCCAGAAAAAGAAAATCCAGAAAATGATGGACCCACGGCTCGAGCACAAGTATCCAATTATGGCAGTGACCAGAACCGCTGCACTAATTCTACAGTGTCTCGAGACTGACCCGAAGAACCGACCGCCCATGGACGATGTACTTAGAGAACTGGAAATCGTGAGGACTATCAGAGTCGAACCAAAAGTAGAGAGGCGTAAACGTAGCGGTGGTGATTCAGATCATAATAACCGTGTTAATGGATATGGTTCACCGCACGTCCGTAGAACTGGCCGCACCGGATAG
- the LOC108815446 gene encoding probable serine/threonine-protein kinase PBL22: MSCFSCLDTRTRDMRINIDTVPYLTDDSSVDKRNDSKGARSKSGILVNGKVNSPRPGGGARSFTFKELAAATKNFREENMIGKGGFGSVFKGRLYSGQVVAIKQLNPDGHQGNQEFIVEVLMLSVFSHPNLVTLIGYCTSGAQRLLVYEYMPMGSLEDHLFDLEPDQTPLSWNTRMKIAVGAARGIEYLHCKISPSVIYRDLKSSNILLDKDFNPKLSDFGLAKVGPVGNRTHVSTRVMGTYGYCAPEYAMSGKLTIKSDIYCFGVVLLELVTGREAIDLSKPNGEQYLVSWARQYLNDPKKFGHLVDPLLRGKYPKKCLNYVIAITEMCLKEEANQRPTIGDVVVAFEYIAAQSKSHEARSVACKSTGSYRSRGEPKQGL, encoded by the exons ATGAGTTGTTTCTCTTGTCTCGACACACGAACCCGTGACATGAGAATCAACATTGATACCGTTCCGTACCTAACCGATGATTCCTCAG TTGACAAAAGAAacgattcaaaaggagcaaggtcCAAATCTGGCATTTTAG TTAATGGGAAAGTGAATAGCCCTAGACCCGGCGGTGGCGCACGGAGTTTCACGTTCAAGGAGTTAGCCGCAGCAACCAAGAACTTCCGGGAGGAGAacatgattggaaaaggagggTTCGGTAGTGTCTTCAAAGGACGTTTATATTCAGGACAG GTTGTGGCGATCAAGCAATTAAACCCAGATGGGCATCAAGGAAATCAAGAGTTCATAGTCGAGGTTCTCATGCTTAGTGTCTTCAGTCATCCAAACCTAGTAACTTTAATTGGTTACTGTACTTCTGGTGCCCAGAGACTTCTTGTGTATGAATACATGCCTATGGGtagcttagaagatcatcttttTG ATCTTGAGCCTGATCAGACTCCTCTAAGCTGGAACACTCGAATGAAAATCGCTGTTGGTGCAGCTCGTGGCATCGAGTATCTTCATTGTAAAATAAGCCCATCCGTGATATACCGTGACTTGAAATCTTCAAACATTCTGTTAGATAAAGACTTCAACCCTAAACTCTCTGACTTTGGACTTGCTAAAGTCGGTCCTGTCGGTAACCGGACACACGTGTCGACTCGGGTCATGGGTACTTACGGATACTGTGCTCCAGAGTACGCAATGAGCGGGAAGTTAACCATTAAATCAGATATCTATTGCTTCGGTGTTGTGTTGCTTGAGCTGGTTACCGGTAGAGAGGCTATTGATTTGAGTAAACCAAATGGTGAACAATATCTTGTTTCTTGG GCTCGACAGTATCTCAACGATCCTAAGAAATTTGGACATCTAGTGGACCCGTTGTTGCGTGGAAAGTACCCAAAGAAGTGTCTTAACTACGTGATAGCCATTACAGAAATGTGTCTGAAGGAAGAAGCTAATCAACGACCGACAATAGGAGATGTTGTGGTGGCATTTGAGTATATAGCTGCTCAGAGCAAATCTCATGAAGCTAGAAGCGTGGCTTGCAAGTCTACGGGTTCTTACCGGTCAAGAGGGGAACCAAAACAGGGTTTATAA
- the LOC108816335 gene encoding outer envelope pore protein 21B, chloroplastic, producing the protein METSLRYSKSLRIHAKEKLPFNSKTHLQLHGELDTATGGPSYFSAMIRHLFPEALTGLGVGFHYDKRHKLRSHVRGKKEFPLGANKLVTFNIKGRCDFDQDFNQKNPVGAAEFAWNIMNFKEDQDVRFKVGYEMFNKVPYMQIRENNWTLNANMKGKWNLRFDL; encoded by the exons ATGGAGACTTCTCTGAGGTATTCGAAGTCTTTGAGAATCCACGCGAAGGAAAAGCTCCCCTTCAACTCCAAAACCCATTTACAG CTTCATGGAGAGCTAGATACTGCAACTGGGGGCCCTAGTTACTTCTCTGCGATGATTAGACACCTTTTCCCCGAG GCTTTAACAGGGCTGGGAGTAGGATTCCATTATGATAAGCGTCACAAGCTTCGGTCTCATGTCCGCGGGAAAAAAGAGTTTCCTTTGGGAGCTAATAAGCTTGTGACCTTCAATATTAAAGGGCGGTGTGATTTTGATCAAGACTTCAATCAGAAGAACCCTGTAGGAGCTGCAGAATTTGCCTGGAACATAATGAACTTTAAGGAAGATCAGGATGTACGGTTCAAAGTTGGCTACGAAATGTTTAATAag GTTCCTTATATGCAGATTAGAGAAAACAATTGGACTCTTAACGCTAACATGAAGGGAAAATGGAACTTGAGGTTTGACCTGTGA